In Rhopalosiphum padi isolate XX-2018 chromosome 3, ASM2088224v1, whole genome shotgun sequence, the genomic stretch aaattaactataattattgaatatttgaatgtaataaataataatacatcattttaaatttttaaaattaatacaccaCCTTGTGCTCATACTCATACTCAgtcctacttataatataatattataccaacttTAGTTTGAGATAAGTTTTGAAGACTTGAAATTAGATTTTATTGGGATTCTTCTGGCttgtgtacaaatataaaaatattattaaacaacataggtacttaaaacattatatatttatataaatataaaaacagtatacaaacatactattatattgaaaaaaattaatgaattattttatagtaagattaaaataacatattaacatgtataaaaatgttttcttttgcaaatatataaaaaaaatattaaaaataataataaatttattgtttagatcggcaacacaataatttattaaatgttatatcacCAAGACGATTTCTCCTTGATGTCAAAGCTTAACAGCGCCACTAAATAATCTTTCTACAGGGTTGTGTtgtacttcaaaaatatttttttaactacagcataattatttaacatttgtagctctttttttttaatttaaatattttaatacttttacatttatttcttCATCTTTTATCACATACATTACTATAAAACTCTTTATCACTCATATCATCACTGTCATCTGCAGAGTCAGAATTTGTAGTAACTAAAGAAGACATCAAATTGCATTcatcgttaaatatttttttacaaagatCTTTACACTGAACAGGTAcccaatacattttgaattttggatGACTGATTGAtgctattataaaacttttgctttttggtttatttaaactatataaaaaactaaattgttaTTTGAGACTAGACACAAGTGTGAGACTTAAtggtttacaatatattaactgGTTGGactttattaacaattttcttaaaactAAAAGCGTGGGGGCAACATAACCCAAGAAGCTGTTCTTTTCACCCTGTAATTTATCCAAGAAAAAAGCAAATGGTTTCATTACGTTGCAATATTCTTCGATGAATGCCCACTCACTAACTTTTAATTTAGgcaaatgtaatttttcaaataagttaaaagttaaaagcatTATCTGTGacaatatgtgtattttttgattgatcaattttgtaagtttttttaatgtctATTATAACCTCGGTAATATTTTGATAGTTGTGGCTTCCTTTTATGCGTATACAACCAATGATATATGATTGGCGAAAATATGGTTCTTTGTCTATGAAGTGACAAGTCATtcctacaaataaattataattaattataaaataatcaatattaatagtgTACATAAGAAATAGTGTATACCCATGTAACGTTGATTATTGGCACTCCATATATCGGCTGTTGCACAAATATAGTCATGTTTTGCAACTAAATTGGTTAGCATTGAAACAttagttcatattttaaatcCAATTGTTTTGATAACTGTTTTCTGCTTGGAACTATATCATCATTTGATTCAGTAAGTCTTACAATTAACCTTttaagactttttttttcacaagTTCTTATTGGACGCATTTCGTTTACAATATACTCAAACACTAAATCCTtcacctaaaaataataaaataacaacaattaacacactaaaaaaaattaaaacttaaatggtTTACATATTGgagatattatgtaaaaagagCATAATCTTCATAATGATATGTTTTAGGAAatagtactataaaaaaaaaaaaaatctatttttcaaatactgaGTAAAAATCAGAAagtatattagttaataatataagtacttggAGCATAACTttagataaaaatgaaataataaaaaaaaattgtttttcttattaaaataaaggtaattttaaatgtatataataaatataataataaaattatattccaataaatgaataagtgaataaaaaagataatagtaattatattgtttgttaaataactaaaaataaaggttatttgtttatatattatacgtggaggaatataatttattattgatatttttaacttgagTTATCAGTTggttacatatataaaattataccttatttaatattttataattattccagtacctaatatattataaaacatataccaAAAAACAATTGATAGGCAGGGATatcaaaaattttacaaatattttactagttttataatataaatctaatgtCTAAAgcacagtataaaataaaaactataattagaAAATGTCTCATAGtggtgtgtgtactgtgtattatattattttaaattttaaagaagtctatttataaacataattttattagttaatttttttgtttctattcaTCATTCAACTAgtacaataaaaactatatcaaaataataaataaaatatatataatattttttaaagtatgtaattaaaaagaccagtataaatattgatttaataactttaatataacatagaaaaaaatatattaaaatgtatctttaaaaacatattaggtaaatagtaaaattaggTAACTAGTTAAGTaaggataacataatattatcacagattagataaaactaaatttttttgtttgtaatctGTATTCTATGATATAGTGCCTGCCTATTAAACTACCATGGCTGGGcagttaacgattttttttaactcgttaagttaaattattttaaaataataaagtcgagttaaattaaaagttactcatatttgtttttgtcaACTTGTTAAGTTAAACATTAACTTTGAAAGAAAAGTAACTTAACttagttttaagttaaaattttctaatttgcaaaataaaaaattcctgacacataataatgtttattagatAGTTTTTCTTTACACTCATGAAAATTACTggggaaatttaaaattatacatcaaaGTATTAACTGGCTATCATAAAACCTACTTTTTTAAAAACCTCATtcaaaattttacattattcttTGGacgaaaattaacttaatttaggtgtttttgaataaaattaagttgaaGTTAACAtgttaatctttaaaaaaaataacttatcaagttaaaagttaatttgaaaaaaaggaAAGAGTTAATTAACTAtacgttttaacttttaattcttTAATGCTATCCAGCCTTGTAAACTACAGTAAAAATAACCACAAATTGCTATTGGTTTGATACTGTTGATTATTTTATgacaaataaattagaaaaaatctgaattaataattatcatatctttattaatttttttttaacgaacatCAATAATTTTggtttgaataaaatttaaacttttattacttCTGGCTATTTCAACTTTTGGAATTAATAATGGATGTAGAAGCTATAAACAACTTAAACAAGTAATTTTtggaacattaattaataattatatgtaggtaattgttataattaataggtgGGAACTAGGTacctaaatcatataaaatattatgatacattttgtttttaatatttagatattccTTGACTCCTTGTAAATTgcgatatattactatttattattgttactaataAGGAATTAACCACAATGTTtagatttaaaagaaatttgtttaaaaaacttactttaatatgatttaacaaGTTGCTACTCAACTTAGTTAACGCACTTATGTTTTTATGACAGTTAACACAAGATGCTATTATTTTATCAGCATTGATCGACACCAGTTTGtaaaattcaacaaataaatataatgattgaaTTAAGAAACGATCCattgcaaaatataaaatatttcaccaATAAAATTAACAGTCATagacaaaattgtaaaaattatgaaaacaggAACACTGAACAAGTTGAGGACGAGTGTGCACTGCGTACGGTACGGGAAGCATGTCTCAcgtcagttatttattttgttgtacaatattatgcacCCATGTCCCATACTAATTCGTATAATCGGGGTCtggtaataacaattatttatagcatATGATTAGTGATTGCATGATCAACAgacataatttatgaataaatatagaatttatggAAATCGGTAGGGAACGATCAATTATTGTAGATATACAGcgtattataagatattataatattgttattttcttaCCGACaattatttctgtattttagtatttataaactatCCGCAATCGCCGATCGGTACCACCACGCAGCAGCTTTGATCGGCCTGCGACAAATAACCAAGTTCTATCGGCATTCGTAATACGAGTTTGAGATTTATTGaccgtattataaaattataaataatttccactcccatgtatatatataataaatatattactgcgAATGTCCGCAATTGGTGAATGCTGGCAGTCGCCGGTTAATGTCGTCATACACCAAAGTCGTTGGTGAATGACGAATGTTggcatattgattaaatttgtacTGTTTGTAAACATTTACTAGCGAATGTCGACATTTGTATAACGATATTGATGAATGTCAAATATCATTTAATCTGatcttatctaatattttagtacctacGATGTAATAGTAAAACAAAGCGCACCACTAACAAGTGTGGTTGTAGAAATGTTGGCATTTTATGCAATTCAAAATGTCATGATAGTTTGTCATGTTGAAATAAATAGAACAATTTTcgctgtttttttaaaataataatttttgtatggaaaaataatcataatttgaattattaatacagatataaaattgttcaataataatattaataaaagtaattgttaatatttataactaagcatatcatttctattttatattattgtctataatagtactatactataatattgtgtgcgAATACATAATCTATGTTAACATTAACCAAAACCGTGTTGTGTATGTTAACATTGACCAAAATCCTAATGTAAATGTCAACATCCACAAGTacatgtctatattattttaatttttcaacattcgTTAATTTAGTAGGTGTATGTCGACATTCGCTAGGTGATTGTCAGCACTCACCAATTGCGGACATTCACAGTAACATATACGTAATAAATTgtcattaattttcataattaataataaatgctatgtaaaactattttagaaCCAAATttagtaatacaaattaaatttcttatttacctagttgtttattttatattgaaaatgataatattgtagattagttattaattattacttattagttattagtaattagttacGAACCTAGtgaattatctagataatttatCTAGATGGCACTAAATTTTATCTAGATGAAATTTAGATgtcaattttatttcttatctagataagataaagattttaagtttttatctagataaatttagTTATGGCACAACACTGGTCGTCAGTCAATTTTTAGTGGGTTGcgaaaaattttttgaattatgatgtCAATGCTGTTATTAACCATAACAGAAAACAAGCACACATTTTGCATACACCTTTATTTATAATGAGGCTCATtaaagtacatttataaaaattaattgattataaacctataaaatactaaatatataatacaaatttatacatatttatataatacaaactttgttttttataactacttttttgaaaagtgAAACAATGTGGGTCGCGAAAGATTTTTCGGGGTAAATTTGGGCCACGGTACTAAAAAGATTGAGAACCACTGCTACTATcgtatgtatttaagtatatatttaaaaattactataaaattgaaTCAGTAAACTAAAGGTTAcctaattaatcaaaaatataaccaaattaattaattccaaATTACAGTCATTAAATTCCGCCACAAGgattcttataatattgtatctagtatatttcaattttaaaataatagaaactcATCTGAAAATAAGCTAATTTTAGgaagtttgaaaaatatttgaaccTTATTCATACATTCGTAACTTCTATAATAGGTAGTATACAGTTCTATAgtgttctatatttatttttatagcggAAAATTCTAATGATGATGAAATCAGTTTTCCTATGGCGGCAAGGAGAGAAACTACTCCAATGACAGCTTCACCAAGTAGTAGTGCATCTAGACCTAGACAAATAAATCAAGTTCTTCCCAATacagaaaaaaagtataatatatttttttatttatctatttttgttttagctaataaattatattaatttaaggtcACCGGAAACTAATAAAACAGCAACTCAAGATAAGTGGATCTtacaaagtaattatattttttttcctacataaacacgttattaaatcatttttgaaaaattgcttTCAGATAATTATACTATGGAGACGATAGAAGGTACTCCTGATAGTTTGTTAGtagaaacaacaaaaaaattaaaagaagctGAAAATGCAGTTATATCACTTCGTCAACAGCTGCGTATTAATGACAATAATCTCTCTTGGATACGTGATCAATGGGAACAATACAtggaaaatgatttaaaatgtaatatatgttaCGAAACGTTCATCGAGGTAATATCGCTaaataaaatagtcaaaaattatttttattacttatagtcttaaacttttttaattaacatatttaaatcacttatttttaaatttgttattatttatttaagtgatTGTTATCAATATCGGCGAGAGGGTAGGGAGCTCCTAATCTGTTAATTTTTGGTATATGGCGAATTGAACTATTatcaatttgtaaattttaaggtAAGAGTATTATTCAGAGCCCTAATAagctatttacattttataaatataaaaatcgtatgTGGCtggataatattaatacctttaaatttaataatatttcaccgtaatattacaaataatagtcaaatctatacatgtaattttataaaattcattaaaatattgtcattatatataaattaggcATTTTTATTTGTCTATCAATTGCaattgttattcattattaatagaaaaataaattttttttacagccaACTGTACTAAATTGCTCTCATACATTTTGTCTTGAATGCATAGAGTCATGGACTCGAGAAGCTAATCACTGCCCAATATGTCGAGTTATCGTTAAAGATAAATCACACTGTCtaactttaaatacctatttggacagtatatatgaatatttaccaTCCGAAATAAAAACGATGCGGGAAACTTTAAAAGttgaacgtaataataataaaggtaataaattgtatttttaatatagtatattattaagtaatatttgttgatgatatcaaaataattaatatttatagtgaagGTTAATAGAAACCCAAGAAATAATGCAAGAATAAACCATAGACACCAATCCACACGCCGAGCATTAGATGCAGAATTATGGGGTGAACTAGATCAAAATGCTGCTGAAAGGGGTGTTGCTCTGGAAGAAGCATTATTTGAATTAGATCCAATACGTTTAGGCAATTGGTAGACATAGAAATAATGGATGGCTTGCTAACCACTTGGACAGGTATTACcatgtactattttaaaataattagattaacTAGCTATGCTTGGCTTTTGAATAAGTAGTTATTTTGGTATATCTAGTTATGTACAAATTACTAAgatgattaacattttttttattaatttactagaaagaattttaatggtattattataatcttggTAGTCAAGTCTGACAGATACTACTCATTTGAAAGGtggataattttgaaatttgcaCAAATGGagtaaaatttctaattttttaccACAAATTTCACAttgcttttatacattttatatgcatGTATTATGTTTGTTTGGGACATTTATCcattgtgataaaaataactatttcttctatcaatatttattcatttttgaatgtaATAACTATAGGGACTGGATTTTAATGTCTTAAGTGTCAACAATTAATGcagacataaatataatttaataaaaaataataattgatattagtttataattattaagataatcaAGACACGTCCTTTGTAAACTCAGTTGATGATGacaatataaaagataatttgaCCGGAGGGTGAAAAGAACAAGTTATAATGTTGAAAACTATCAGTTTTTCTTTATCCCATGTTTCTTGGAAAATAAAAGATACGCATAGGTTAGGTGCATTAGatcgttaattttatttattatcaaaaatatgaatttgaacaCTTTTAaaggatatttttttactatttaatcacATTCACATTCAATTGTGAATACTAAgtgaatataatagatattttattatgtttataattttttaattgtttaacataacaaacatattttactttAGATATCATTATAcgcgaaaaacgattctaaacggAGTTGATTTATTAGTCTAGGTCTAGGATAATCAGtagggtatattatatttttacctttatttaaattgtagtaggtatatatcgttatttcacgggatttcgtaaaaaattaaatttcatacgctcataaatttttttctttatcgacGCTAGAATTTTTCTTTAAAGTTACTAGAAGGAAAACGTATGGATACTCTTTATCCATGAGTAAAAATGCCCAGACCCAACAGCTACAACCTATACCCACCCTAATTATGAAGGACTGCTTGAGAGCCTTTTTAGACACATGATTGTCGCCATTGCAGAGCCTTGTTTGTAGTGCCTAatagcttatttattatttaagcaaactgaaatatgttttttttccagtatattttatttaataacaattcgtGTGTTTTTTTCAGTTCTCAGTACTTATTTTGCCCTAATTGTGACCGTGCAGGGCACACAATTTTCAACTGCTCAATTCCTAATACGCTTTTTTGATgggactatttatttatatatttttaatatatataggtgtatattatattttaaataaaaatataatacttgtaatgtaattgttttgattattagTAGTAGTTCATATCATTAATCGAGGTAAACTTGTTTCTTTCATTTGTTctcaacttattttaattaattgttaaactaAGATAAtcgatttataaaatgtatgtaaattttttttttattcatataattcaggtatttataataatataatatcaaataaattgaaatgtatttcataaacattagtattattacactattttttttccatttattagttattagtttgcttacttttaaatatttaaatactggctcgcattattttttgtctagtacctatactttttttttagttattatcagtattataaatcatggattaataatcttattatgtaaggtaattatattattgaaattaatttgtaaaattattttgtttattttctaattatgatACTTAATAGATTTGTACACCTattcatacttaaaaaaaaaactgttatgttaaaaaaatcttaaactgttatattattttatacaacacgACACTTATATCAATAAGCACAATTAGCTTTCAACGGTGAAGACTTATTGTAGGTTTGAACTTTGATcaatatagtaacatttaatacgctacattttttgtttgtatttttagagATACACAATAAAAACCGATTTTAAAACTAGGTacacatcattattcattacataaacataatgaCATTAAAGCATAGGTTTTTTGTAATGAAATAATAGATAACATTCTAGAAGACTTAACTCTTTGATTactgcattaaaatatttaaaatataactacttcATAGcgcacaataattttataagcattttaaattaatcataaaaccGTAAGCCAATATTACAGAATGATTGGTTGGTAACAATTATAGCattttaaatgatgaaaataagATAAGATTACCATAATTAACTGGTTTATCATATTAACTatacaaattgaatacattttaataaaatctttaatttattgttaaaaatgttattgtatatagataaagcattgtaatttaataatctgctttatatattaatatgcatttcaACATTTGTAACATATttggtgtttaaaaaaaacggAAAAGAAAAATAGAGGCAAATTGATGAGGCAATATTTCCAGTATTTCCaccataatttataagtgttatCCGGATAATTAAACATGAATCGTAAACATATATAGTGTCTAcatgtaatgtaaaatatataacaataattcaatCATTATTATGGATTGTAGTTTAATAGACAAGAATATTATTGCAacagacattaaaatattaagttaagagAATAAAACGTTACGGTCAAgatttttgttcataatatttgcTAGGAAAATGTTACGACTGAAgaccaattaattaataaaataattttacatcacAGAAAATTAGTATAACTTTATGGCAATTGACTAATATTCAAGGAAACCAAAATATAGCATTAaatgttacatataatattactgagAGACATTTGATATTacaatcttatattattattaattatattgttatgatatatttacagatacaaatatgataaatttatttattacaagttattttatattaaaattatatatgtacacattatgtttgtgtattatcacctgtataatatttaaaataaaggatttttacaataaaataggtattataaatatgtttaggcACAATCAGGCAATTGCCATCTCTTGCACAGTTGCACTGgaaaaactaaaacatattgtattattgtcctatccatttacttaaatatttacaaatattataaaatattcgttccatttagaatttagacctacggattatattattatattgattaaacacGTCTTTATAGAAGAAAACAGCCAACAGAGAATGCACATAACTAAAACCTCGCGTCATCCCACTTTAACCCTTAAAaggtatataactaataatataaagtatctcTTGAGGAAGACCTCTTCTCCCGCCCACAATAATTAACCCAACACCTACTATATATTAAGAATTGCAATCTAttgaaaaaaagattaatattgGAAACACATGTATCTAATATATTCTATcataatactacaaaatataaacataccggtgtttataaaaatagtctagcaaacttgaaaaattttaattggtcaattaaaaaaaatcattatttaaagcATTAGTGCTTCTCATTGGTAATGATGTTACAGAGAAAGTAACAAGGGTTaaatcaacttaaaaattacacaataatgaataaaataataattacattagaaTTCACGAGTTCagcatgtttaataaaaaaatattttagttgaaatcatatagtataattatcaattaagggaacaaattttaatatgccGCAGAAAACATTCGCTCAAACAATAAAGTAACTGATGTCTTTTTtggttataaaactattatatagaatgagaaatactagaaaaaaaaaattatattaagtaatcaATTTTTAGGAGTATTATGAACtaagttgtttataatttaaaaaaataaattatatgtaaataggtTTTCCATCATTTTATTTGATACAAAACAATGTAAATCACatcaacattaaattaaacttcTCCCCTGAGGTTTTGGGCAACTGTGACATTTGAAAAGATGGTCAGTGAACTCAGAATATTAGGTCTTCTTGAGTAATACATCCCGTTCCCGCCGTTTTGCCCGAATCAAATTTCCCGAATGAACTTTTTCCCGAACGGTATTTTATTCGAAAAACCGAAAACCCAAAACATTTTTCCTCGAACGACTTTTTCCGACGGTTATTTTTCccgaaatacaaatttttaaaaatttaaaaattgttgttataactgttatagtATGGGTACTTATGTATTTTCTATACACCGTgttttatacctataactaaAATACAGCTATTCTATTCTTATACATTCTAATCCGAAATCATCTTTTCCGTGCGATAAACTGTCAAcggtaaataattcaataacggaTTTACAGGGAGGGAGATTTATCAATAtccaacatatttttgaatcaaTAAAACATGAAGAATTTTACTGTACATTCAGTGACCTAGAGTTTACTAATGAGATTAGGAAaggat encodes the following:
- the LOC132926942 gene encoding E3 ubiquitin-protein ligase RNF8-like, yielding MSSKVCLFLRGSCRLGNRCWNSHDLGTIRSDSPLQIQAENSNDDEISFPMAARRETTPMTASPSSSASRPRQINQVLPNTEKKSPETNKTATQDKWILQNNYTMETIEGTPDSLLVETTKKLKEAENAVISLRQQLRINDNNLSWIRDQWEQYMENDLKCNICYETFIEPTVLNCSHTFCLECIESWTREANHCPICRVIVKDKSHCLTLNTYLDSIYEYLPSEIKTMRETLKVERNNNKVKVNRNPRNNARINHRHQSTRRALDAELWGELDQNAAERGVALEEALFELDPIRLGNW